AAGCAGGAGAAGCTTTAGTCACATTGAATCATATTTAATCATAAATTTAATTATACTCAGGCTAGGAAGAttgggatatttttaaagaacaattCGAAGGAAATAATTGCACATTAGCAAAACTGTGGGGGTTGCATTACCATAGAGAAAGGAAGGTTTATTCTTTACagtgaacaaaataaaatcagatttttcctgtCCCGGTGTGACAGAGAAATAAGGAGTTttcagggaaaagggaggagttTTTTTAGTGACCTGATAATCAACTCCCCAAAAACACACAGCCTGAAAATCTTTACTTGTGGATAAATTTTGACTTGTGGACAAATCTTTTGGACCTGTGATATCCAGTGATGAGCCCTGGGATtgtctgcagcaggaaaagtttggaaaatcccaattcctgctCCAGATGATCCTGctgacccccaaaaccccaattcctgctccagATGATCCTGCtgattcccaaaatcccaattcctgctCCAGATCATCCTGCTgacccctaaaatcccaattcctgctCCAGATGATCCTGCTGATTTCTAAAAccccaattcctgctccagATGATCCTGCtgattcccaaaatcccaattcctgctCCAAATGATCCTGctgacccccaaaattccaattccTGCTCCAGATGATCCTGCTGACCCCCAAAACTCCAATTCCTGCTCCAGATGATCCTGCTGATTTCCAAAACCCCAATTCCTGCTCCAAATGATCCTGCtgattcccaaaatcccaattcctgctCCAAATGATCCTGCTGattcccaaaaccccaattCCTGCTCCAAATGATCCTGCtgattcccaaaatcccaattcctgctCCAAATGATCCTGCtgattcccaaaattccaattccTGCTCCAGATGATCCTGCTGACTCACAAATCCTCAATTCCTGCTCCAGATGATCCTGCTGattcccaaaaccccaattCCTACTCCAGATGATCCTGCTGATTTCCAAAACTCCAATTCCTGCTCCAGATCATCCTGCTGattcccaaaaccccaattCCTCCTCCAGATGATCCTGctgacccccaaaaccccaattcctgctccagATGATCCTGCTGACCCCcaaaacttcaatttttttggCTGCACCCTAAAGCACAGCACATCCTCTGTGCTCCTCCCACAGCCAGCGTTTTGTGCTTtgaaatttaatataaattatttcagttttaatgaaTAAAAGAGGAAGAGGGCTAGGAGGGGAAGCTGGTGGGttcacagcaaaacaaactgCAGGAATAGGGGAGGGAACAGATCCAAACTTTGAGGAGATGAGAATTCAGAACCAGGGGGGTTttgtccccaaaatccatttGGAGGAGCTCAGTGGGGAGGTTCCAGCCTTGGATCAGCCATCCCtgaccctttttttttcctctcagtggAGCAGGACCGGGATCTGTTCTCTCCCAAACCCTACTGGAAGGAGTTCAGGTTCGACCTGACCCAGGTGCCGGCGGGGGAGGCGGTGACGGCGGCGGAATTCCGCATCTACAAATCCCGGGGGGTGCCCAGCCAGGGCAACAGCAGCATCCACATCAGCATCTACGAGGTGGCTGCGCAGCATTCCAacaggtgaggggctgggagggacgGGAACggggggggaatggggatggggggtGGGTATGGgattgggaaaatgggattgggagatggggatgggattggggtgatggggatgggatttgggatggggatgggattgggagatgggaatgggattggggatggctttggagagatggagatgggatttgggatggggatgagatTGGGGATCAGGATGAGAatgatggggatgggattggggatcaGGATGAGAaagggatgggattggggataGGGATAAGAatgatggggatgggattgtggggatgggattggggagatggggatgggattgagatgatggggatgggattgggatgatggggatgggattgggatgatGGGAATGAGAatgatggggatgggattggggtgatggggatgggattggggtgatggggatgggatttgggtGATGGGAttggggtgatggggatgggatttgggatggggatggaatttgggatcaggatgagagtgatggggatgggattggggatcaGGATGGGATTGAgatgatggggatgggattggggatcaggatggggatgggatttgggatcaggatgggatttgggatggggatgggatttggggttagGATGGGATTGAGGATCAGGATAAGAatgatggggatgggattggggtgatggggatgggattgagGATCAGGATGAGAatgatggggatgggattggggatcaggatgggattggggtgatggggatgggattgggatgatggggatgggattgtggggatggggttggggtgatggggatgggattggggatcaggatgggattggggattgggatgggatgggattggggtgatggggatgggattgagGATCAAGATGAGAAGGGGACGAgattggggatggggatgaaggAGGTGGCGATGGGGatcaggatgaggatggtggggatggaaaagggTGGGGGAGTGAAGaagatgggaagggaatgggaatgaaaatagggatgaagatgatgggaatggggatgagAATGAGGGGGATGAAGATGATGGGGATGagaatgggagtgggaatgaGAATGTGAATGGATAAGGGAGTGAAGaagatggggatgggaataggaataggaataggaataggaataggaataggaataggaataggaataggaataggaataggaataggaataggaataggaataggaatgaAGATGGGAATGGGGGTGAGAAtgagggagatggggatgaagatgatgaggatggggaaggagTGGGAATGAAAATAGGGATGAAGATGGTGGGAATGGGGGTGAGAATGCAGGGCATGGgaaaggaatgggaatggggaatagGAATGGAAACAAGGTTGATGGGGATAGGGATGGGTACAGGaatgaaaatgggaatggggatgaaGATGTCAGGAATGTGAGTGGGAATGGGGTGATGGGGATGGAATTGAAGATGATGGGGATGGAATTGAAgatgatggggatgggaattgaGATGAAGATGCTGGGGATGAGGCAGGAATGGGGACCAGCTCCGggctgtcccttcccaccccgCCCCAGCCGTGTCCGGCTGCTCCCACACTTTCCCACAGGGTAGAGCCACTCCCTGGCATTCCCACCCggctggggagggagcttttcccagggcagctgccaggACACCCCCACGGTGTCCAGCACAGGGATCTGTCCAGACACAGCTCCGAGTCATTTCCATTCATTATCCTCCTGCTGGAGCCCTTCGGGTGCTGTTACTCAcctgtttccctgctcctgtaGGGAATCTGACCTGTTCCTGCTGGATGTGCAGGACCTGCGTGCTGGGACAGAGGGCTGGCTGGTGTTTGATGTCACAGCTGCCAGCAACCACTGGTCAGTGGATCAGAAATACAGCCTGGGGCTGAGGCTCTACGTGGAGACTGATGATGGTGAGTGTGCCCCACCTGCCTGCAGCGTTTGGGGTCGATTCCCAGGAATTTCAGCTGTCTCAGATGTGCTGGGGGGGTGATCTCggtgtaattttaaatttccagcTGTGATGAGTGCCAGCAGTCTGGGTTTGCAGGTTCTGGTGGCACGGACTGTAATTAACCCCATTAATGAAGTCTTTACCTGGAGGgatcctctgtgtgtgtggcacAGGATTAACCCTCTTTTCCCCACGGGATTAaatctgctccagctgggaaggcactcagagagcagctgagtgagaaatcccaaccccatcctCAGGGAACAAAATTTTAACCCTTGCATAACCCCATGCGACCATTTTTTAGAACAAAATCCTCAGGTGGCTCCAACCCCTtgacatcccaaaatccctttatttttaaactctgcTTTAACCCAACGAGTTCTGATTGAGGACAAACCCTTCCATGGTCGtgtcctgcagggcacagcGTGGATCCGGGCTCTGCCGGGCTCCTGGGGCGCAGGGGACCCCGCTCCAAGCAGCCCTTCATGGTGACATTTTTCcgagccagccccagccctgcccgtgTCACACGAGCAGCCAAACCCCCGAGGAGGAGACAGCCCAAGAAATCCAACGATCTCCCCCACCCAAACAAGCTCCCGGGAATTTTTGGtaaggtggtttttttgttttttttttcctgcagccttATGGAAAACACGAGGCTGCTTGAAATCCCAAGCAGAAAAAAGTTCTGAGGTTTCAGGATTGGagttttttttgcagtttgggAGGTGCAGagagggtttgggttggatgcCCTCAAGGAAATGGTGTTTTGTGAGCGTGTCAGGATTGCTGAATATTGGAATTTTTGCCTCATTGCCCTTGGCTTTGGAGCCCTGGGAAGGTGTCACAGCTCCAGAGAGctcaggcaggaggggagcaggaaggCCCTGAAACCTCTGAGTTTGGGAAGCCCTCAAAACGAGCAAAGCTGGGGTTCAGCCCTTCCACAGCTCAATTCTGTCATCCTAATATTGAAATATCAATTTATAGGCCAGactggagctgcttttccctttgtGCAGCAGCAAAGGCTCCTCTCCTCTGGTTCTCCCGGGCTAATCCCAATCCCAGGGGCTGTATCCAAACTCTGGGAGGGGATGACTGCAGGGgaaggctgggatggggaattcAGGGCTGAAATTctggaattcccattccctgaATGTGCCCTTTCCCCACAGACGTTGTCCACAGCACGGATGGGCGGCAGGTCTGCCGGCGCCACGAGCTCTACGTCAGCTTCCAGGACCTTGGCTGGCTGGTACTTGTCTGCTGGGAGAagtaaatgacaaaaaaaaaaaataaaatcccatttctccccaCTCTGGGTTCCCTCCCAGGCTGGGTTTTCTTGcccatggagctgggaaggcaAACATGAACTgcccaaccccaaaccccaccgGTGACCCCCAACAATTCACGGctcaacccaaaaaatccaaacaaacccCGGCTGGCACGGGGAGGAGGTGACTGAGCTGTTTGTGCAGGTGGGGAATGGATGAGGGGGCAAAAAAGGGTGAAGCCCTGgatgtaatatttattttttttatttttttgcaggaCTGGGTGATTGCCCCACAGGGATACTCAGCCTATTACTGCGAGGGGGAGTGCGCGTTCCCGCTGGACTCGTGCATGAACGCCACCAACCACGCCATCCTGCAGTCCCTGGTCAGTGCAGCcaccagggcagccctggggggaCACTCGGGGCCCTGGGGGGACACTCGGGGCCCTggggagcacccagagcccGGCAGGTCCTGAGGAAGAGccgggattttgggatgagcTCTGGGGGTGTTCAGGTGGGAGGGTGCGGTTGGGTTCCGGATTGGAATAAGGAATTGGTGGGTGTGTGCACATCTGGAGGGGTTCATGCACATCTGGAGGGGTTAACGCACGTCTAGGTGGGCTCATGAACATCTGGAGGGGTTCATGCTCATCTAGATGGGTTCGTGCACATCTGGGTGGGTTCATGAACATCTAAGTGGGGTAATGCACATCTGGAAGGGCTCATGCACATCTGGGTGGGGTCATGCACATCTGGAGGGGTTCACTCACATCTAAGAGGGCTCATGAACATCTGGATGGGCTCATGCACATCTGGAGGGGTTCATGCCCACCTAGATGGGCTCATGAACATCTGGAGGGGCTCATGCACATCTGGAGGGGTTCATGCTTGTCTAGATGGGCTCGTGCACATCTGGAGGGGCTCACGCACATCTGGAAGGGTTAATGCCCATCTGGAAGGGTTCATGCCCATCTGGAGGTGTTCATACACATCTGGAGGGGTTCATGCACATCTGGGTGGGCTCATGCACATCTGGAGGGGTTCATGCCCACCTAGATAGGCTCATGCACATCTGGAGGGGTTCATGAACGTCTGGAGAGGTTCGTGCCCATCTGGAGGAGTTGATGCCCATCTGGAAGGGTTCATGCACATCTGGGTGGGTGTTTGTACATCTGGCGGGGTTCGGGCACATCTGGAGGGGCTCATTCACATCTGGAGAAGTTAATGCACATCTAGGTGGGTGCTCACACATCTGGATGGCTGCTCACAGGCTGGCCCCCACCACAGGCTCACAGGAGATTCCAATATGGAATTTTCAAGGAGGTTCCAAAGTGGAATTTCAAGGAGGTTCCAAAATGGAATTTCAAGGAGGAGATTCCAAAGTGGAATTTCAAGGAGGAGATTCCAAAGTGGAATTTCAAGGCATTCATGGAGAGACCCAGAGTGAGggcacccagctctgcccctcatCCTCAGCCAGAAGggctgagccacagcagctcctgggatttTGTAATTCCAGAGCTCCCTCAGCTCTTGATTTCCTGGCTCACACGATCCTGCTCCAGCttcacagcagctggggcaAACCTGATGATTTCTCACAGGTTAATGGCTCCTcttccctggcagggagctggggagcacagggcacagcagagccccccaaaaaGTCTCTGTGTcatccctgcctcctcctccccagctgatTCCGAGGCTTTatccacagccccagcacccaaaCCTCGGGCTCAGCATATTCCGAGCAAGAAACCTTTAATGCCTTGGtgtttttgggttggtttttttttttcccaaacccaccccacaTCCCAGCCAGCAGtttaatttcaggaatttcCTGCCCTGTGAGTGTTTGGTTTCCCAATGGCAGAGCCACCCCGGCTCCGCTGCTCGCTGTTAATTACAGGGAGCGCCGAGCCCTCGGCCCAGCCTTTGAAGGTGTTTTAATTTTGACATGAACAAAACTTCCAGGGCCCTTCCAGGGGTTGGGAACTGTAAGAGCTGCATGGAGACATGGCTTTCAAGGTGCTGTTTATTGCACAGACCAAGTTTACAATAGTTGAGGGTCGTGGGGGAGCCTAAGCTGATGGTTATAGGCAAGCCATGagttttgaaggttttttttattcacattaTAAAgcattatatttctttctttgctgtgcaTTTTATTACATAACAATCAATCAATACTTTTAATTACTATATTCATGTTACTATTTTCCAATTATAAAGGGTTCAGTTTAAggtagaagttgtttttcagttttttttgcagtggaaaattctgagattttttctttacttgcaacatggtatttttgtttgtctgtgaaaACCCTTTTGCTTTGTTAAAACCATTTTTGTTCGAGGTGAATTTATCTTTTACTCAAAGCCATAAAAGCCTCTTCTAACTCACTTCAGCTTCTTAACCACCCAGTAAAACCAACTCAGCAATTCTCCTCTATATCAAAACCCACTATCATTTCTATACCTCCTTCAAATTCCACATTCAAAAATCTTTTTACATTTCTGTCAAACCCTGATCCTCCCCACCAGGGAACcctcctggcagaggcaggaggagccttttccccccacccctcacccctaaacccagctctgttcccaAAGAGGAGCGGTTGGGGCAGGATGTGAATCACCTGGATCCGGCCCTTCTGGGAAAAGCCAGGGCAAAGGCGGCTGTGGGGCCGTGCcagccacagcctgagctgcaaATAGCAGGGTTTGGAGAGCAAAAACACCGGACTTCCGAGCTGGGAGAGCTCGGCTGGCCCGGCCGTAAATGAATCGCACATGTGGGGGCAGCCAGGGAGGTTCTGTGTGTCCTGTGAGCTGGgataaagcaggaaaatgatCCCAAAGCTCCTGTTCACAGAGGTGTTGTGGATTTTAGGTTTGAAGTTTGGGGTGGGGAATCTCTGTTGGAACAACCCCCCCCTGTCCACAGTGGAGCCTGACTCGTGCTGAGGtgatttatggggtttttttaaagtcatttgtctgtttttgtgagaaaaaagggctctgaaatcccaaattaatGAAGGGGCTGCCTGGCCCACGCAGTGCCATGAGCCCTGATCCAATATAAACCGCAGCAGGGACTGCCTGCAgtttagaataaatatttttgcaaaaagaTGGAAATAATCCCCCCATTCACccagggttttttgggtgggtttgaTGCTTTTTCTGTCGCCTGGAGCCACGTTTGCTGGTGCTGACGGGCTCCATCCATCCCCCAGGTGCACCTGATGAAGCCTGAGGCCGTGCCCAAGGCGTGCTGTGCCCCCACCAAGCTCAGTGCCACCTCTGTCCTCTACTACGACAGCAACAACAACGTCATCCTCAAGAAGCACAGGAACATGGTGGTGAAATCCTGCGGCTGCCACTGATGGACAggtcccattcccacccctggaTGTCCCATTATTCCCTCTGGATATCCCATTCCTACCCCTGGATGTCCCATTTCCACTCCTGagtcccattcccacccctgcatgtcccattcccacccctggaTGTCCCATTCCCACCCATGAGtctcccattcccatcactGGATGTCTCTTTCTCATCCCTAAGTGTCCCATTCCCAACCCTGGATAGCCCATTATTCCCTCTGGATGTCCCACTCCCATTCCTGGgtatcccattcccacccctggaTGTCCCATTATTCCCTCTGGAtgttcccttcccacccctggaCATCCCATTCTCATCCCTAGGTGTCCCATTTCCACCCCTGGATATCCCATTATTCCCCCTGGATgtcccattcccactcctggATGTCCCATTACTCCCTCTggatgtcccattcccattccttaGCGTCCCATTCCTACCCTGGATATCCCATTATTCCCCCTGAATACCCCATTCCCACCTCTGAgtcccattcccactcctggATGTCCCATTATTCCCTCTGGATATCCCATTATTCCCTCTGgatgtcccattcccatccctgatgtcccactcccattcctgggtatcccattcccacccctggaTATCTCATTCCCACTCCTGagtgtcccattcccatccttGGATGTCCCATTATTCCCTCTGAA
The genomic region above belongs to Catharus ustulatus isolate bCatUst1 chromosome 26, bCatUst1.pri.v2, whole genome shotgun sequence and contains:
- the LOC117007534 gene encoding bone morphogenetic protein 8B-like is translated as MGHGAGGGRRGAVALLWVAAVLCQLGSGSVLRRRLHSAGVPQRRLSGGERRDVQREILAVLGLPGRPRPRSPARVPAAAAPLFMLDLYHAVAGEEEEEEGEEAAVSRPVLTGLSTQSPPPGSVVSRADTVVSLVNMVEQDRDLFSPKPYWKEFRFDLTQVPAGEAVTAAEFRIYKSRGVPSQGNSSIHISIYEVAAQHSNRESDLFLLDVQDLRAGTEGWLVFDVTAASNHWSVDQKYSLGLRLYVETDDGHSVDPGSAGLLGRRGPRSKQPFMVTFFRASPSPARVTRAAKPPRRRQPKKSNDLPHPNKLPGIFDVVHSTDGRQVCRRHELYVSFQDLGWLDWVIAPQGYSAYYCEGECAFPLDSCMNATNHAILQSLVHLMKPEAVPKACCAPTKLSATSVLYYDSNNNVILKKHRNMVVKSCGCH